TCGGGAAATTTGACATCGTCACCAGTGACAAGACTGCACGGAACTCCATCTGCCTTGAATCGGTGATATACTTCTTGCGCGAGCAATCTCAGTGGACCTGCGTAAAACCCATTCTTACTTTTTGCCAGCCGTTGTAATGCATGGTAGGTTTTCCCGGAGTTCGTTGGCCCAACATGAAGATGGATTGTTCGCTGCATCGATCGTGCGCGCGGATACCACTCGGCTGGCCATCGAAGGTCGGCCACTTCCTGCTGTGCTGCCAAAATGGGTGCCGAAAACCTGGCTGTAAGATTTTCCGAGTACTGCATATATTCTACCTCCTCCCGCAGACCCTGAAGTCCGGAGGCGAGGTAGGCCTTTTGCAGCGCTACCTTTATATGCCGAAGGGGTCCCCAATGTGCAGATGCCTTCTTATCATCTGATTTGCAGGCATTTTTGATTTGACGTTCAAATTGAATCCATACTTCCAGTGATTCTCCTGACTTATTCAGCTTGCTGTATATATCACGCAGGGTTGCTTCCACTAGTTCGTTGAAATCTCGTGCGGCCGCAATATCCTGTCGGACGGACCTTCCGGAGGAACCTCCAACAGCTGTTTTGCCTCTTTTTGTGTCCGCTTTCCTATCTGTGGAGATATCGGGCTTGGACTTTTTCGATCGCTGTAGAATTGAGGTTGTGGTGAAGGGTCGTACAGCGAAATGAGTCAAGGGTCGGAAAGCGCAGAGAGAGCGACTACCGCCAGTCCATGGCTGCATTCCTGGAGGACGGGGACTCCAATCCCGTAGAGTGGTACAATTCTAGAGCAGAACAAATCGAACAGTTGAACAGCTTGTACCTAAGAAttggacggggagagaggaAAGGACAAGGGACATAGGAGAGACAAAAAAGTTCCCTTATCGACCTGATCCACTTTAAAGCTCTAATGGTGGGGAACACTATCTTCTCTTCATATACCTCAGACGGCCACCTAACAACTCCTCCTTCTCAGGGCATTTAAGCTAAGCATCTAGTCAATCTTCGTTGCTATCTGCCTGCTTTTTTAATTGCTCTTCCATTTTTGTTCCAGTCCTCGCCCTGAAGCCCCAAGTTGTGGGCTGCCCGCCATCATGGGCTCCTCGATAATCAACATTCAACGCGACTGTGAGTGACTACTCCTATTACCTCCTGCAAGAACCCTTGGCTGACCTTCAACTGTCTGGAATAGTTATACTGAACACAATTCGCAATACCGGTGGCAATGAGGTAAGCCTCCTCCGATTAACCCCTCTGCCGCGGATACTGACGGTACCCTCCCCTTAATAGTGGAAAGTCTTGGTGGTGGATGAGACCAGCAAGAAATTGATTGACGGAGCtgtgaaggaagaagaaattctCAACCTCAATGTTTCCAGTGAGCTCATCTTATGCTTTGCGACTCAAGCAATTTCACTAATGCCACTCTGCAGACGTCGAGCAGCTCGAACATCGACGACTGTCCAATCCCGATATGGACGCGTTGTACATACTATCCTCGGAATCTTACGTGGTCGATTGCCTTATGGCAGATTTTGAGGTGGGCAGATACAGAAAGGCATTCCTGGTGTGGACTTCATGTTAGTGGGCTAGTGAACCCGAGGCCTTTGCGACGTCATTCCGCTCACACAGCTTGTAGCCCTTGACCCGCAGCAGCGATCTCGGATTGACCGATCCCAAATTGCGCGTGAGCGCATTGCCGAATTTTACACCATGAACATCAATTTCTACCCCAGAGAATCACACTTGGTCACATTCCGGGATCCGTGGAGCTTCCCGATGCTCTTCCACCCGGGTTGCAACAATTTGATTCGGCACCATTTGGAAGAATTAGCCCAAAAAGTAAGACACGCCCTACGATTATTCCGGTTTAGCTTGCTGACATTGAATCAAGGTTGTCTCTCTATGTGCTTCTCTGGGCGAGTACCCTATAATTCGGTACTACCGGCCCCGATCTCCGACCCACGAGGCCGCAGTTATGTGCTCTCACTTGGCACGTTTCATTCAAGATGAATTGGATCAGTTCGCGCAGCATCAGCGTGACTTTCCGCCTCAAACAAACCGTCCCCGAGGCGTGCTGCTTGTAGTAGACCGTTCCATGGACTTGTTCGCACCTCTCCTTCACGAGTTTACATACCAGACCATGGTCCACGATCTTCTTCCTATCACGGATGGGGACAAGATCACCTACAAAACGGTTGTAAATGAGGGTGCAAACAATGAGGAGGTCAAGGAAATGGAGATTGGTGAGAATGATCGAGTCTGGGTAGACTACCGTCATATGCATATGAAGGATGTGCTTGGGAAACTGGGCGAGGACTTTGCCAAGTTCCGAGCAGCACACCCTCAGTTTGCAGACGAGTGAGTTTCAAACGGTCATCCCTATACGGGAGTCGCACTACTAACTTGGGATTTTAGCAACGACAAATCTAATGTGAACACCATCAAGGATATGCTGGGTGGACTGACAGAATTCCGAGAGGGTAAGGATGCCTACACGCTGCACCTCAACATGGCACAAGAGTGCATGAACTACTTTCAATCTCGCAAACTCTTAGAAGTGAGCTCCACCGAGCAGTCATTCGCCACTGGTCTGGACGAGAACTACAAAAAGGCAAAGAACTTAGCAGCGCAGCTCGTGCAGCTCCTCGACGACGACTCAATCGTACAACCAGATCGGCTTCGACTCATACTTCTGTACATCATGCATCGTGGTGGATTGTTAGGTGGTGACATTCGCAAACTCATGGCGCACGCTGGACTCCCGCCAAAAGACGGCGGGGTGATTGCCAACCTCGAACTCCTCGGGGTTCGTGTCGAGAAGCCTCTCAAGGATGAAAAGCCTTCGGTGCATGCTCTTTTCGCCCGACGCAACCCACCACCCGAATCAGCGGAGCTCAGCCTGAGTCGGTACGAGCTAGCTATCAAGCAGATGCTCGAAGACCAGATTCAGGGCAATCTAGACACGACGTCTTTCCCCTTCACACGCCCGCATACTGAGACGGACAGCGCCATGGCTGCCCAAGAAATGCAGTCACAGCAGGCCTCCTTACGCAGCGCAAAACCGACCTGGGCACGCACAAGATCCGTCGACCAGCCTCGACAGCGCATAATTGTCTTCATGGCCGGCGGTGCCACCTACGGCGAGTCACGAGCCTGTTACGAAGTCTCAGCGGCACAAAACCGGGACGTCTACCTCGCCACGACGCACATGCTGACCCCGGGACTGTTCCTCCGCCAAGTCGGGGACCTCGGTGTTGACCGGCGTCGTCTTGACCTCCCATCGGATCGCCCCAAACCTACCGCCCCAGCCTATCTCTTCGAGCGCGAGGCCCCACCAGCTCCCAATCTACCACCACAGAAGAAGCCCGTCTCAACAGCACACCTCAACCCCCCAGCTCCGCCAGAGGCGTTGATGGCTGGTATGTCAATAAGCTCAAACGGAAGCGGAAGCAGCCCCGCCTCATCGGGCAGCGGAAAGCACGACAAGAAAGACAAGAAagacaaggagaagaaggagaagaaggaaaagaaataCCGTTTCTTCTAAGATTCTGCATTACCGTGTCACTTGATCCCATCCTACATCCCGTGTCCTACCGTCCCTGTCCAGCGCTTTTGTAACAccattcttctccttgttaTTATGTTGGTCTGGTCTGGTCCCGAGCATTCAAGGCGCTATTCTCAGCGGTTTTTTCTATATCTTTCCTACTATGAGTCCTGTTAAGACTCAAGTCATTGGGAATGTTTTCATTGCATTACAATTTATCTAGCTAGAATCTGGACACCGGTTCCAAGTTACTGTACCTAGTACGTAGTTAATATCCAAGTCAATCTCTCAAACGGAAACAAATGCTGTATCTTCATCATGAACTCACATCCACACAAAACCATATCATTAAATAACAAGAAGGGGTATCATcaaacacaaaaaaaaaacatcaagAAGTATATCCGACCCTCCACAATCCATCTATCCTTCCATCCACTACACTCCCTCCCCAAGATACTTCAAAACCTCATCATTCTGATAAAAAGCCTTCCTCATCCTCTCCGCCCTCTTCTTATCCTCCGCGACCTTATTCCGCACCTGCTTCGAATTAAGCTTCTGCACCTTCGCCGGCGGCACCGGTCTAGGCGGCAACGGATCTCCATCCCGATCAAGCCCAGTTCCCAGTCCAGCAGTACCATGCTTGACGCGAGGTTTGATAGGTTCACGGATACCCTCACGGCCCGATGCGCCAAGCCCAAGCCTGCTGTCAGGATCCCAGCCGTAGGTAGAAAGGTATCGAAGACCTGAGCGCGTGCGGTCGAGGTGGGATGGCGGGTGGGAGTGGGCGAGACAAATCTGGTGTGCGAGAGAGGCTTCATGGGGACGTGATTTTTTGTCTGTTTCGTCTGCTGCGGCTTGTGATGGGAGAGCCAGATTGCACACGCCGCAGTATTCTGGGGCTGCGGGTAGAGGCGGGCGGGTTATGTTTTGAGTTGGTGGCGCGGAGTGTATGCGGAttggtggtgctggtggGCGCTGGGTTGGTGTACTCGGCGAAGTGCTTGCGACTGGCTGCTTCATCACGATAGAGAGGTAGGTGTCTGCGATGCTGACgccggaggaggaggagggcgTCGGGGCTGTTGTTGTGTCTAAATTGGAGGAGCGCACGAACTGCACGCGTTTGCGGCGAATACCGGAGCTGAAGGGGCGCTGTTGCTCCGGTGGGAGAAAGTAGTCTTCGTCTTCGGACGCCATGGTTGGGAATGGTAGAGCTGTGAAAGCAAGGAATGAAAGAGGATGAGGGGGCGGATCGGTATTAAATGGTGGCTAGGTCAAGAACAGATTAAATGAGAGAGCACTTGATCTATTCTTGACCTCTCTTCAGTGCTCTCTATGAGGTTCAATAGGGTCAATGGTAGAAAGCGGAAACTAGACAAAGCACAAGAGTAGGGAGTACAGAGATGTTGACTTGGGCTGATTAACGTGTATTCAATCCCAGAAGTTATCCCGACGGCCAAGAATTTTAAGGTTAAGATTGTCATAGCCACCCTGCCTGACTTCTCAGGTATCCCTTCCTAATTTGGTGCCGTTTCTGCCGGTGGCTGCCTTCACCGCCTTTGGATCTTGCACACCGCCTTCATGTTCAAgtccctacaacatagacattGTGGCCACAGACAGAGAATGCATGTCGTACCTTTAGCATCCAACCCCTAACTCAAATCACTTTTGATCCTCACTTCGTATACTAAAGCACCTCACTGAGTAGTTGTTGGTTCTATTTATCTATCTTTAATCCCTATATTCCATCCACCATCATCTAGAAAATATATAGGCCTGTAGGATAATCAACTACACGAATGACGGCTGAAACAGGCACCTTGATTTAGATGGGTTCCCGTGCGCTCCGTCAGTACCCACCTATCTGCGTCTATATCTTCAGACTTATCTTTCTGCATATGCACCACGAGTCCTATGCCTGGCCGAGTGCTTGCTCTCTTTTTCCCCGACATGCCCCCGCATGTGACCATGTCTGTTTGCTATCTATATCAATCTGGACTGGAATGTTTTTTTAAAGGGAAAAAACTGCGTAGGTTGATATTCTCTAGCTTCATGACTGTTATATGAGATATTGATTACATATAGAATCCACTTGTATTTCCAGGCGATAGTAAATCAATGAACCAGTGATAACTGCATGTATTGCATAGTCATGGGATCCTAATTGTCGTACAGAGAGTCCAGAGCTACATATACGGAGAAAGTGACCTGTCTTTTCCAACTATCCAGGCATGTCTAGATCTACATGGTGTGAACGATGTAGCATACAAGACTTATCTTGGCCTAACTAATTTCCCCCGGATCGTCAATTGATATTGTCTCTCTGGATTTATAAAAACACTACAGTATGGAGTCTTTAATT
Above is a genomic segment from Penicillium digitatum chromosome 3, complete sequence containing:
- a CDS encoding Sec1 family superfamily — protein: MGSSIINIQRDFILNTIRNTGGNEWKVLVVDETSKKLIDGAVKEEEILNLNVSNVEQLEHRRLSNPDMDALYILSSESYVVDCLMADFEVGRYRKAFLVWTSSLDPQQRSRIDRSQIARERIAEFYTMNINFYPRESHLVTFRDPWSFPMLFHPGCNNLIRHHLEELAQKVVSLCASLGEYPIIRYYRPRSPTHEAAVMCSHLARFIQDELDQFAQHQRDFPPQTNRPRGVLLVVDRSMDLFAPLLHEFTYQTMVHDLLPITDGDKITYKTVVNEGANNEEVKEMEIGENDRVWVDYRHMHMKDVLGKLGEDFAKFRAAHPQFADDNDKSNVNTIKDMLGGLTEFREGKDAYTLHLNMAQECMNYFQSRKLLEVSSTEQSFATGLDENYKKAKNLAAQLVQLLDDDSIVQPDRLRLILLYIMHRGGLLGGDIRKLMAHAGLPPKDGGVIANLELLGVRVEKPLKDEKPSVHALFARRNPPPESAELSLSRYELAIKQMLEDQIQGNLDTTSFPFTRPHTETDSAMAAQEMQSQQASLRSAKPTWARTRSVDQPRQRIIVFMAGGATYGESRACYEVSAAQNRDVYLATTHMLTPGLFLRQVGDLGVDRRRLDLPSDRPKPTAPAYLFEREAPPAPNLPPQKKPVSTAHLNPPAPPEALMAGMSISSNGSGSSPASSGSGKHDKKDKKDKEKKEKKEKKYRFF
- a CDS encoding G-patch domain, giving the protein MASEDEDYFLPPEQQRPFSSGIRRKRVQFVRSSNLDTTTAPTPSSSSGVSIADTYLSIVMKQPVASTSPSTPTQRPPAPPIRIHSAPPTQNITRPPLPAAPEYCGVCNLALPSQAAADETDKKSRPHEASLAHQICLAHSHPPSHLDRTRSGLRYLSTYGWDPDSRLGLGASGREGIREPIKPRVKHGTAGLGTGLDRDGDPLPPRPVPPAKVQKLNSKQVRNKVAEDKKRAERMRKAFYQNDEVLKYLGEGV